The following proteins come from a genomic window of Paenibacillus swuensis:
- a CDS encoding response regulator yields the protein MYHILIVDDEPLICKGLSSLLATSGFDIEHIHTAYNAYEALDVLKMEEIDLLITDIQMGEINGIELMHQAKMIKPWVQTIIISAHETFQYAQMALRLGAKDYLIKPLNSRQLLDSVRNVLLKMEKPARAQEDLLTELQEHFRMEEPDPKKTEGFNRLISDPEQQLPALRQLADLGVALQGPYFSVVRIRLRLEERSEVRTLSASDARLLEYAALNILHELLNREWRHAAFSSSDHVLSIILEWEEAQVEDANVNKINLLDMLGRSIHHHIRKYLGLTSVIGISQIVKGTDGLPMLAEQAEKAMRWNKKHKDHDVFYYGDFNWEGEAQDPSEEEFHAQNNDLIDKARAYIDQHYAQKGLTLQEVAQKNHISPNYLSYLFKKNTGFNLWEYVIKLRMEESKKLLLQTDMRRYEIAEKVGYESPEHFSKIFKKFYGISPSELKK from the coding sequence ATGTACCATATTCTGATTGTGGATGATGAACCTTTGATATGCAAGGGATTGAGCTCCCTTCTGGCTACATCGGGTTTCGATATTGAACACATCCACACCGCTTATAATGCTTATGAAGCTTTAGATGTCCTGAAGATGGAAGAGATCGATCTCCTGATTACCGATATCCAGATGGGAGAGATTAACGGCATCGAATTGATGCATCAGGCCAAAATGATTAAACCCTGGGTGCAGACGATAATCATATCGGCGCATGAAACCTTTCAATATGCTCAGATGGCGCTGCGGTTGGGGGCTAAGGACTACTTGATCAAGCCTCTGAACAGCCGTCAGCTGCTGGATTCGGTCCGCAATGTCCTGTTGAAGATGGAAAAACCGGCCAGAGCCCAGGAAGACTTATTAACGGAACTTCAGGAGCACTTCCGCATGGAGGAACCCGACCCGAAGAAAACCGAGGGGTTCAACAGGTTAATCTCAGACCCGGAACAACAGCTTCCAGCCTTGCGGCAACTTGCGGATCTTGGCGTGGCGCTTCAAGGCCCTTACTTCTCTGTTGTTCGCATTCGGCTGCGTCTGGAAGAACGATCAGAGGTCCGTACTCTATCGGCAAGCGACGCCCGGTTGCTGGAGTACGCCGCATTGAATATTCTTCATGAGCTGCTGAACCGGGAATGGAGGCATGCCGCCTTCAGCTCTTCGGATCACGTCCTGAGTATCATTCTGGAATGGGAAGAAGCCCAGGTGGAAGATGCCAATGTGAACAAAATCAATCTGCTCGACATGCTCGGGCGCAGCATTCATCATCATATTCGCAAATACTTGGGATTAACCAGCGTCATCGGAATCAGTCAGATTGTGAAAGGAACCGACGGTCTGCCTATGCTCGCGGAGCAAGCGGAGAAAGCGATGCGTTGGAATAAGAAGCATAAAGACCATGACGTGTTCTATTACGGTGATTTCAATTGGGAAGGCGAAGCCCAGGACCCGTCTGAAGAGGAGTTTCATGCTCAGAACAATGATCTTATTGACAAGGCAAGGGCTTACATTGATCAGCACTACGCCCAGAAAGGGTTAACTCTGCAGGAAGTAGCCCAGAAAAACCATATCAGTCCCAACTATTTAAGCTATTTATTCAAAAAAAATACAGGATTTAACCTTTGGGAATATGTAATCAAGCTTCGGATGGAAGAAAGCAAGAAGTTGCTGCT
- a CDS encoding cache domain-containing sensor histidine kinase, which translates to MLAGLRNPLTRMKINQQLILLFLMMVSPILFLHWYGNAKAEQILKKHVTDAYAELNKQSLTLISRDMDTVTKVTSTLIRSTTTQQLIANGEDDVLERVTKYRAMEDLLNAYSTGAKGTDPVYYSFYVYDPKDYYFFAPKIQMTPTGVYFFTESNKPDWYDKAVARKGKGFMEVIDSNEAFADQKTLAYIRAVNNVTQSNGVIGVLVVTRMEDKVGESLKSVNLPDGEMYVTDPNHIILASSERYRLGMPLELPSGAALPQTGGKAVHYMDEEHIYIINNNSVLHHNLIYKLPVRSLLQQQNELKRVILMISVAYGLFGCILITYFWRSLMTPLQKLAMFVRSYVPGKRIPETPAKNRDDEVGILITSMYDMARRLNSLIQDQYQMEIKQKEAQLQILYEQINPHLLYNTLESIYWKSSLEGNNESAEMIKDLSKLMKISLSRGRELITIGEELEHARAYTKLQQQRYDYKFSIHWDVPEEIQGYLIPKISLQPLIENAILHGIKHMEEDGEIRVWGRLSGEQVELRVEDNGFKELKLEPIEKLLNDEKADASLGYGIRNVTQRIRLHFGQDYGLYYRKRIPQGTEVVIVLPQTSGSANHEELNVTGG; encoded by the coding sequence ATGCTCGCGGGACTACGGAATCCCTTAACAAGAATGAAGATTAATCAGCAGCTTATTCTGCTGTTTCTGATGATGGTCAGTCCGATCCTGTTTCTGCACTGGTATGGAAACGCCAAGGCGGAGCAGATTCTTAAAAAACATGTAACCGATGCGTACGCCGAGTTGAATAAGCAGAGTCTTACCTTGATCAGCAGGGATATGGATACGGTTACTAAAGTGACAAGCACATTAATCCGCAGCACCACGACTCAGCAGCTCATTGCAAACGGGGAAGACGACGTGTTGGAGCGGGTAACGAAATACAGAGCGATGGAGGACTTGCTGAATGCTTACTCCACCGGTGCGAAGGGAACGGATCCCGTCTATTACTCTTTTTATGTGTATGATCCGAAGGACTATTATTTTTTTGCCCCGAAAATCCAGATGACACCGACAGGAGTATATTTCTTCACAGAATCCAATAAACCGGATTGGTATGATAAAGCCGTTGCGCGTAAAGGGAAGGGCTTTATGGAGGTCATAGACAGCAACGAAGCGTTTGCGGATCAGAAGACACTTGCATACATACGAGCGGTAAACAATGTTACGCAAAGCAACGGCGTCATTGGTGTTCTGGTGGTGACCAGGATGGAGGATAAAGTCGGAGAATCGCTGAAATCGGTGAATTTGCCTGATGGGGAAATGTACGTAACGGACCCGAATCATATCATTCTGGCTTCCAGCGAGAGGTATCGTTTGGGAATGCCGTTAGAACTTCCCTCCGGGGCAGCGCTTCCGCAAACCGGGGGCAAAGCCGTGCATTACATGGATGAAGAACATATTTATATCATCAATAACAACTCTGTTCTGCATCACAATCTGATTTACAAATTGCCTGTACGCTCCTTGTTACAGCAGCAAAATGAATTGAAACGGGTAATCTTGATGATTTCCGTCGCTTATGGCCTCTTCGGATGTATCCTCATCACCTATTTCTGGCGGTCGTTGATGACGCCGCTGCAGAAGTTGGCTATGTTCGTGCGTTCCTATGTACCCGGCAAACGTATTCCGGAAACGCCCGCCAAAAACAGGGATGATGAAGTGGGAATCCTCATCACCTCCATGTATGATATGGCTCGCAGGCTGAACAGCCTGATTCAGGATCAGTACCAGATGGAGATCAAGCAGAAGGAAGCACAGCTGCAGATTTTGTATGAACAAATAAATCCGCACCTGCTGTACAACACCCTGGAAAGTATATATTGGAAAAGCTCCTTGGAAGGAAACAACGAATCGGCGGAAATGATTAAAGATCTGTCCAAGCTGATGAAAATCAGTTTAAGCCGCGGCAGAGAGTTAATTACAATCGGAGAAGAACTTGAGCATGCGCGGGCTTATACGAAATTGCAGCAACAACGCTATGATTACAAGTTTAGTATTCATTGGGACGTCCCTGAAGAAATTCAAGGCTATCTGATACCCAAAATCAGCTTGCAGCCGTTAATTGAGAACGCCATTCTCCACGGCATCAAGCATATGGAAGAAGATGGTGAGATTCGCGTTTGGGGAAGGCTTTCCGGGGAGCAAGTGGAGCTGAGAGTGGAGGATAACGGATTCAAAGAGCTTAAACTCGAACCGATTGAGAAGCTCTTGAACGATGAGAAAGCGGATGCTTCTCTAGGTTACGGGATAAGGAATGTGACACAGCGTATTCGGCTGCATTTCGGGCAGGATTACGGGCTTTATTATCGTAAACGTATACCGCAGGGGACCGAAGTTGTCATTGTGCTTCCGCAAACGTCCGGTTCCGCAAATCATGAAGAATTGAATGTAACAGGGGGATAA